A window of the Clostridiisalibacter paucivorans DSM 22131 genome harbors these coding sequences:
- a CDS encoding LysE/ArgO family amino acid transporter, translated as MFGFLAHGFMLGLAYVAPIGMQNLYVINTAISEEKVRAYKVALIVILFDISLALACFFGMGLLMDRSQLLKTIVLLVGSLAVIYIGIILIKSKPETNNEIDTNKSLLQIASTCFAVTWLNPQALIDGSLLLGGFRASLPVEGSRLFILGVCLASFLWFSGLTTIVSIFKNKFNDRVIKVINIVCGSIIIYYGLKLGYSFISTFF; from the coding sequence ATGTTTGGATTTTTAGCACATGGATTTATGTTGGGATTAGCCTATGTGGCACCAATAGGAATGCAGAACCTTTATGTAATAAATACTGCAATTAGTGAAGAAAAAGTAAGGGCATATAAAGTTGCACTTATAGTAATTTTATTTGATATTTCCTTGGCATTGGCATGTTTTTTTGGTATGGGTTTATTGATGGACAGGTCTCAATTATTAAAAACAATAGTATTATTGGTTGGAAGTTTAGCAGTTATATATATTGGTATAATACTTATAAAAAGTAAACCAGAGACTAATAATGAAATCGATACAAATAAGTCTTTATTGCAGATAGCATCCACATGTTTTGCAGTTACTTGGCTCAATCCTCAAGCATTGATAGATGGCTCATTGCTTTTGGGAGGATTTAGAGCTTCTCTTCCTGTAGAGGGTTCAAGGCTTTTTATATTAGGGGTTTGTCTGGCATCATTTTTGTGGTTTAGTGGATTAACCACTATAGTTTCAATATTTAAGAATAAATTTAATGATAGAGTGATAAAGGTAATTAATATTGTATGCGGTAGTATTATTATATATTATGGCTTGAAGTTGGGTTATAGTTTTATAAGTACATTTTTTTAG
- a CDS encoding PLP-dependent aminotransferase family protein → MTNINWKPNRDLDIPVYRQIIDYIKDKISDGEWDVGFKLPTQRQLATLFDVNRSTIIEALDELKGEGIIESRGSGGTIIVNNTWSLLTSTPPPNWYEYIEAGIHRPNLPTIQLINKLEYHRDIIRLGTGELSPELFPREMFSEVLMKISKKIYSLGYEEPKGLLYLRKVLSEYLKRYGIYVSPESILIVSGSLQALQLISLGILHPGSRVFIENLSYLKSLHVFQSAGMNLKGISMDNQGAIPNEVVSRNRNNMALLYTIPTFHNPTGITMTKKRREEILKRCESERVPIIEDDVYRELWLDKEPPNAIKSMDSKGIVLYMGSISKSLSAGLRIGWLVGPESVIERLGDIKMQTDYGSSSLAQWALAHWIDSGLYDEYLHQVRKELRIRRKVALEALDKYFSDIATWQKPKGGFYIWTKLNKKVSINNLFSEALKENLLINPGKIYGFSNNQYLRISYSYASLSDLDKGLKRLAFLVKKASK, encoded by the coding sequence ATGACAAATATAAATTGGAAACCAAATAGAGATTTAGATATACCTGTTTACAGACAAATAATAGATTATATTAAAGATAAAATATCTGATGGAGAGTGGGACGTAGGATTTAAATTACCAACCCAAAGACAGTTAGCAACACTATTCGATGTAAACAGGAGCACAATTATTGAGGCATTAGATGAGTTAAAGGGAGAGGGAATAATAGAATCTAGAGGTAGTGGGGGTACTATTATTGTTAATAATACTTGGTCATTATTGACTTCTACACCACCCCCAAATTGGTATGAATATATAGAAGCAGGTATTCACAGGCCTAATTTGCCTACTATTCAGCTAATAAATAAGTTAGAGTATCACCGTGATATAATTAGATTGGGGACAGGAGAGTTATCTCCAGAACTATTTCCACGGGAAATGTTCAGTGAGGTGTTAATGAAGATATCAAAGAAAATATATTCTCTGGGGTATGAAGAGCCTAAAGGGCTATTGTATTTGAGAAAAGTATTGAGTGAGTATCTAAAGAGATATGGCATATATGTTTCCCCAGAATCTATATTAATAGTTTCTGGTTCTTTACAGGCTCTACAATTAATATCTTTGGGCATTTTGCATCCTGGTTCTAGGGTATTTATAGAAAATTTATCTTATTTAAAGTCTCTTCATGTTTTTCAGTCTGCTGGAATGAATTTAAAGGGAATTTCAATGGATAATCAAGGTGCGATACCCAATGAAGTTGTATCGAGAAATAGAAATAATATGGCACTTCTATATACAATACCCACATTTCACAATCCAACGGGAATAACTATGACAAAAAAGAGACGGGAAGAGATATTAAAAAGGTGTGAAAGTGAAAGGGTGCCTATTATAGAAGATGATGTATATAGAGAACTTTGGTTAGATAAAGAGCCTCCAAATGCTATAAAAAGTATGGACAGCAAAGGAATAGTATTATATATGGGAAGTATATCAAAGTCATTGTCGGCAGGATTGAGGATAGGGTGGTTAGTGGGACCAGAATCAGTTATAGAAAGACTGGGAGACATAAAGATGCAGACAGATTATGGATCTAGTTCTCTGGCACAATGGGCATTAGCACACTGGATTGACAGTGGGTTATATGATGAATATTTACATCAAGTAAGGAAAGAGTTGAGGATTAGAAGAAAAGTAGCACTTGAAGCCCTTGACAAATATTTTTCAGATATAGCTACTTGGCAAAAACCAAAGGGTGGATTTTATATATGGACAAAACTTAATAAAAAGGTGTCAATAAACAACTTGTTTTCTGAAGCATTAAAAGAAAATTTGTTGATAAATCCTGGAAAGATATATGGTTTTTCCAATAATCAATATTTAAGGATTTCATATTCATATGCTTCATTGAGTGATTTGGATAAAGGATTAAAGAGGCTTGCATTTTTAGTAAAGAAAGCTAGTAAATAA
- a CDS encoding nitroreductase family protein, translating into MLDILKKRRSIRKFKTEKVEREKIDKLMKAALLSPSSKNKKPWEFIIITDESILEKLSKAKEHGGLFLKGAPLGIVILGDEEKSDVWVEDTSIASILIQMEAESIGLGSCWIQIRERQHGLGKTAEEYIQQILNVPKNKRIECIIAVGYPDEQKSPHTEEELRFDKVYMNKYRI; encoded by the coding sequence ATGTTAGATATTTTAAAAAAGAGGAGGAGCATTCGGAAATTTAAAACAGAGAAAGTTGAAAGGGAAAAAATAGATAAATTAATGAAGGCAGCCCTTTTATCACCAAGTTCAAAAAATAAGAAGCCTTGGGAATTTATTATTATTACAGATGAGAGCATATTAGAAAAGCTTTCCAAAGCTAAAGAACATGGAGGATTATTTTTAAAGGGTGCACCATTGGGCATTGTAATTTTAGGAGATGAAGAAAAAAGTGATGTATGGGTAGAAGATACTTCTATTGCATCTATACTTATTCAGATGGAAGCAGAATCTATAGGACTTGGCTCATGTTGGATACAAATAAGAGAAAGACAACATGGCTTGGGAAAAACAGCAGAAGAATATATTCAACAAATATTAAATGTGCCTAAAAATAAGAGGATAGAGTGTATTATTGCAGTGGGATATCCCGATGAACAAAAATCTCCCCATACTGAAGAAGAATTGAGATTTGACAAGGTATATATGAATAAGTATAGGATATAA
- the feoB gene encoding ferrous iron transport protein B, translating to MGLTSQSTGLNTLKESFKVKLDSSDDIVIALAGNPNTGKSTVFNTLTGLKQHTGNWPGKTVTNAQGKYIHNNKNHVIVDLPGTYSLLANSVEEEIARDFICFGNPHATVVVTDATCLERNLNLVLQILEITDKVVVCVNLMDEATRKRIHLDLDKLSELLGVPVVGTIARKGKGLEELKDTVEKVANGDIKTNPKTIIYNDTIEKSVALIEEHVNNLVDNKINSKWASLRLIDRNDSILASMNKYLNFDLSKNKLLEQNLQTINTELQEKNISKDNLRDYIVSSIVKTAENISNEVVHFNNKSYNQLDRKIDNILTSRFLGIPIMIALLGIVFWITIKGANVPSAMLANGLFWVESKLSILLNNMGTPIWIHDILVLGCYRTLAWVISVMLPPMAIFFPLFTLLEDLGYLPRVAFNLDNFFKKACAHGKQALTMCMGFGCNAAGIISCRIIDSPRERLIAIITNNFVPCNGRFPTLIALATIFIAGTSGTFSSVKATLAVLATIILGVLITLFISKILSKTILKGLPSSFTLELPPYRKPQIGRIIVHSIFDRTLFVLGRAIIIAAPAGLVIWIMANISINNISLLTHCAEFLDPFGRLIGMDGYIIMAFILGLPANEIVIPILIMSYMSKGAMLELESLNEMKQLFIDNGWTWLTAVCVMLFSLNHWPCGTTLWTIHKETQSWKWTGLSLIIPTITGIVLCFIVAQGVKVLGLI from the coding sequence TTGGGTTTAACAAGTCAATCAACAGGATTAAACACTCTAAAAGAAAGTTTCAAAGTAAAATTAGACTCATCTGATGATATTGTAATAGCACTGGCAGGTAATCCTAATACTGGTAAAAGCACAGTGTTCAATACTCTCACAGGACTTAAACAGCATACAGGAAATTGGCCCGGCAAGACTGTTACCAATGCTCAAGGTAAATATATCCATAATAATAAAAATCATGTCATAGTAGATTTACCTGGCACATACTCTTTGCTTGCAAATTCAGTGGAAGAAGAAATAGCTAGAGACTTTATTTGTTTCGGTAATCCCCATGCGACAGTAGTTGTGACCGATGCTACCTGTTTAGAGAGGAATCTCAATTTAGTTCTTCAAATATTGGAAATTACAGACAAAGTAGTGGTTTGTGTAAACCTTATGGATGAAGCTACCAGAAAGAGAATTCATCTGGATCTTGATAAATTAAGTGAGCTCCTGGGAGTCCCAGTGGTGGGCACTATCGCAAGAAAAGGTAAAGGATTAGAAGAGTTGAAAGATACAGTAGAAAAAGTAGCCAATGGAGATATCAAAACTAATCCCAAAACAATAATCTACAATGATACAATAGAAAAATCTGTTGCATTAATAGAAGAGCATGTTAATAATTTAGTAGATAATAAAATTAATAGTAAATGGGCATCCCTTCGCCTAATAGATAGAAATGATTCTATATTGGCATCAATGAATAAATATCTCAATTTTGACCTATCTAAAAATAAATTATTAGAACAAAATCTACAAACCATCAATACTGAATTACAAGAAAAAAATATATCTAAGGATAATTTAAGAGATTATATAGTTTCAAGCATTGTAAAGACAGCTGAAAATATTAGCAATGAGGTTGTCCATTTTAATAATAAATCCTATAATCAATTGGATAGAAAGATTGATAATATACTGACCTCTAGGTTTTTAGGCATTCCCATTATGATAGCACTTTTGGGTATTGTATTTTGGATTACTATTAAAGGTGCCAATGTTCCATCAGCTATGTTAGCCAATGGACTCTTCTGGGTCGAAAGTAAATTAAGTATATTGCTCAACAATATGGGTACCCCTATATGGATACATGATATATTAGTATTGGGTTGCTATCGTACCTTAGCATGGGTAATATCAGTAATGCTTCCCCCAATGGCTATATTTTTTCCATTATTTACTCTACTTGAAGATTTAGGATATCTACCAAGGGTAGCTTTCAATTTAGACAATTTCTTTAAAAAAGCGTGCGCCCATGGAAAGCAAGCATTAACCATGTGTATGGGGTTTGGATGTAATGCTGCTGGTATTATCTCCTGTAGAATCATTGATTCTCCCAGAGAACGGTTAATTGCAATTATTACTAATAATTTCGTCCCATGTAATGGTAGATTTCCCACACTTATTGCCCTTGCCACTATCTTTATAGCTGGTACTAGTGGTACATTTAGTTCTGTTAAAGCTACTTTAGCAGTATTAGCTACTATTATACTAGGCGTATTAATCACTCTATTTATATCTAAAATATTATCTAAAACAATTTTGAAGGGTCTGCCTTCCTCATTTACATTGGAACTTCCCCCTTATAGAAAACCTCAAATTGGAAGGATAATTGTGCATTCCATATTTGACCGTACTCTATTTGTATTGGGAAGGGCTATAATAATTGCAGCACCTGCTGGATTAGTTATATGGATTATGGCAAATATATCTATTAATAATATAAGCCTCCTAACCCATTGTGCTGAATTTTTAGACCCCTTTGGAAGACTTATTGGAATGGACGGATATATTATAATGGCATTTATTCTGGGTTTACCTGCTAATGAGATAGTTATTCCAATATTAATAATGAGCTATATGTCTAAGGGTGCTATGTTGGAATTAGAAAGTTTAAATGAAATGAAACAATTATTTATTGATAACGGATGGACTTGGTTAACCGCTGTTTGTGTAATGTTGTTCTCTTTAAATCATTGGCCCTGCGGCACAACTCTGTGGACTATTCATAAAGAAACTCAGAGTTGGAAATGGACTGGGTTATCGTTAATAATACCAACTATTACAGGCATTGTATTATGTTTTATTGTAGCTCAAGGTGTAAAGGTATTGGGGTTAATATAA
- a CDS encoding FeoA family protein, whose translation MNKNLIPLNQLPIGSLGKVKQIIAEGNSHRRMLDLGLIQDTTITSLTKSPAGDPIAYEIRGAVIALRSEESSKIFVESI comes from the coding sequence ATGAATAAAAATTTAATTCCATTAAATCAGTTGCCTATTGGTTCTCTTGGTAAAGTAAAACAAATTATAGCGGAAGGAAATTCCCACAGAAGAATGTTAGATTTAGGTTTAATTCAAGATACAACTATCACCTCTTTAACTAAAAGCCCTGCTGGCGATCCCATAGCATATGAAATTAGAGGTGCTGTAATAGCTCTAAGATCAGAAGAATCTTCAAAAATTTTCGTTGAATCAATTTAA
- a CDS encoding metal-dependent transcriptional regulator translates to MKELKKDKEFYTVRGYQILNAESKLLTSSMEDYLEMIYRICIEEDYVRINQLAKKLNVRPPSATKIVQKLNRLGLVAYQRYGIVQLTKEGEEIGKFLLKRHIIIDEFLKNLGIEETRLKDTEMIEHDISLNTLESIYLLNKFLAMNPYILKKYYIFKEKFSEDMQIF, encoded by the coding sequence ATGAAAGAATTGAAAAAAGATAAGGAGTTTTACACAGTTCGTGGATATCAAATCTTAAATGCAGAAAGTAAATTATTAACTTCTAGTATGGAAGATTATCTAGAAATGATATATAGAATTTGTATAGAGGAGGATTATGTAAGGATTAATCAATTGGCTAAAAAATTAAATGTACGTCCTCCATCGGCTACTAAAATAGTACAGAAGCTAAATAGGTTAGGATTAGTAGCATATCAAAGATATGGTATTGTCCAATTGACCAAAGAGGGAGAAGAAATAGGTAAATTTTTATTGAAGAGACATATAATTATAGATGAATTCTTAAAAAATCTAGGAATAGAAGAGACTAGGCTTAAAGACACAGAAATGATAGAACATGATATAAGTCTAAATACATTGGAAAGTATATATTTATTGAACAAATTTTTAGCTATGAACCCATATATATTAAAGAAGTATTATATTTTCAAAGAGAAATTTTCGGAAGATATGCAGATATTCTAG
- a CDS encoding ABC transporter ATP-binding protein, with the protein MEINIKNLNKSYKGVKALKDININMKTPAMIGLVGPNGAGKSTLMKILVGQALPTSGKITVDGKNLYKNFRYLKKRLGYLPQDFGLYDELSVYEFLDYMACLKGITKNRKRRVQLCIEETNLEQKSNAKIKTLSGGQKQRVGIAQAMLNNPELFIVDEPTVGLDPEERIKFRNLFSKGSKDKVVILSTHIIEDVQSICNYLIVLNKGKILFSGIPSELVKKAVGHVGMVEIGNDEDKIIEENFKIISTVVTPEGIKYRIVGEELPNYCTEITPSLEDAYVYCMLKEGALLDE; encoded by the coding sequence ATGGAAATTAATATTAAAAATCTAAATAAATCATATAAAGGGGTAAAGGCTCTAAAGGATATAAATATAAATATGAAAACACCGGCTATGATAGGGCTTGTAGGTCCAAATGGAGCAGGTAAGAGTACCCTTATGAAGATTTTAGTAGGACAAGCATTGCCTACTTCAGGAAAAATCACAGTTGATGGTAAAAATCTATATAAAAACTTTAGATATTTAAAGAAAAGGCTAGGATATTTGCCCCAAGATTTTGGATTGTATGATGAACTTTCAGTTTACGAGTTTTTAGATTATATGGCTTGTTTAAAAGGAATAACGAAAAATAGGAAAAGAAGAGTTCAGCTTTGCATAGAGGAAACAAATTTAGAACAGAAAAGCAATGCAAAAATAAAGACTCTTTCTGGGGGGCAAAAACAAAGGGTTGGTATAGCACAGGCTATGCTAAATAATCCAGAACTTTTTATAGTTGATGAGCCTACGGTAGGATTAGATCCAGAGGAGAGAATAAAATTTAGAAATCTTTTTTCAAAGGGTTCCAAAGATAAGGTAGTTATATTGTCTACCCATATAATCGAAGATGTACAATCTATATGTAATTATCTAATAGTATTGAATAAAGGTAAAATTTTGTTTAGTGGAATTCCTAGTGAATTGGTAAAGAAGGCAGTAGGACATGTAGGGATGGTAGAGATAGGCAATGATGAAGACAAGATTATAGAAGAAAATTTCAAAATTATATCTACTGTAGTTACTCCTGAGGGTATCAAATATAGGATTGTGGGAGAGGAACTTCCAAATTACTGTACAGAAATAACACCATCTCTTGAGGATGCCTATGTATATTGTATGCTTAAGGAAGGAGCGCTATTAGATGAATAA
- a CDS encoding M1 family aminopeptidase, whose translation MNNLKLFRNEIKFFVKSKLILSMIGLNILISLWGINSINNSNEMFLHNMRKTAMTMGLGTARYGALSGVLIFAMLAVFILSRDLRKESRCIIDSSLDYAKLNLIRIITLIFYSVIMTLILLILSFAMQIFIFKIPIDISIYIYCYGTILFPAILFSILLSSGIYMISDSMDITFISILVLFFINIFSKNYLLSWVHTVIPVFSDFAGIRPVGKLIIYNRILWLFISSGVFILGYISRRRYDENLFSSFRMNINSKIPVLLFIFFVISSIFIWSKEPYMKTYPSMTANSENIDEDISLKEIIADVELDSEDESMSAHLSYGFENIKNANYIRFDTNEGLNIIDIKVNNKQGSYKKIEKTNLVEIDIPKDKHIDIDIYYNGKIKYDAPWAIGGYICEDSVYLLENSNWIFRPLTDRKDYVEVSGSITAPKKLTVVTPGKTTGIEQKNAKNKWKYAMKSFNTDMAVFAAEYEKTAFEVNDVEIEFYYSPKHKRYIEDKEIGSLIKNMVQFYSAKFGPYYSKELPLKIVETSVYKPGGHSSANVITFAEYMVNREFDMHDYVFVHDVKIIAHEIAHQWWGSAVECVQEIPWSNEGITNYSSYKYIEEEFGKNLAYSNLSMWENAYERSNKGYYMMNPEEMKNLKQSYRDSLQMQKIKGQVYYEMPLKLLKGEEILGEEVFLENISRIYREYFLKELTYDDFLEQMGLNKEMISIE comes from the coding sequence ATGAATAATTTAAAATTGTTCAGAAATGAAATAAAATTTTTTGTAAAATCTAAATTAATATTATCTATGATTGGATTAAATATATTGATTTCCCTATGGGGTATAAACTCTATAAATAATTCCAATGAGATGTTTTTACATAATATGAGAAAAACTGCCATGACCATGGGATTAGGTACTGCAAGATATGGGGCTTTAAGTGGTGTATTGATATTTGCGATGTTAGCAGTATTTATATTGAGTAGAGATCTACGAAAGGAAAGTAGGTGTATTATAGATTCAAGTTTAGACTATGCTAAATTAAACTTAATTAGGATAATAACATTGATCTTTTATAGTGTTATCATGACTTTAATACTACTTATACTATCATTTGCAATGCAAATATTTATATTTAAAATTCCAATAGATATCTCCATATACATCTATTGCTATGGCACAATTTTGTTTCCCGCCATACTATTTTCCATATTACTAAGTAGTGGTATATACATGATTAGTGACAGTATGGATATAACCTTTATATCTATATTGGTTCTGTTTTTTATTAATATATTTTCTAAGAACTATCTACTATCATGGGTGCATACTGTGATACCAGTATTTTCTGATTTCGCAGGCATAAGACCAGTGGGCAAACTAATTATATACAATAGAATATTATGGCTATTTATATCCAGTGGAGTTTTTATATTGGGATATATAAGTAGAAGGAGATATGATGAAAACCTATTTAGTTCCTTTAGGATGAATATAAATAGTAAAATACCTGTTTTATTATTTATATTTTTTGTAATTAGTAGCATATTTATTTGGTCTAAGGAGCCATATATGAAGACATATCCATCTATGACTGCAAATTCAGAAAATATAGATGAAGATATAAGTCTAAAGGAAATTATTGCAGATGTGGAATTGGATAGTGAAGATGAGAGTATGTCAGCCCATTTGTCCTATGGGTTTGAGAATATAAAAAATGCTAATTATATCAGATTCGATACAAATGAAGGGTTAAATATAATAGATATAAAAGTAAACAATAAACAGGGAAGCTATAAAAAGATAGAGAAAACCAATCTTGTTGAGATAGATATTCCAAAGGATAAGCATATAGATATCGATATATATTATAACGGTAAAATAAAATATGATGCGCCATGGGCAATTGGAGGATATATATGTGAAGATAGTGTATACCTACTAGAGAATTCCAATTGGATATTTAGACCTTTAACAGACAGAAAAGACTATGTTGAGGTTTCAGGTTCTATTACTGCCCCTAAAAAATTAACTGTGGTTACACCGGGTAAAACAACAGGTATAGAACAGAAAAATGCAAAAAATAAATGGAAGTATGCTATGAAATCTTTTAATACTGATATGGCAGTTTTTGCAGCTGAGTATGAAAAGACAGCCTTTGAAGTAAATGATGTAGAAATTGAATTTTACTATAGTCCAAAACATAAACGGTATATAGAAGATAAGGAAATTGGAAGTCTAATAAAGAATATGGTTCAATTCTATAGTGCAAAATTCGGTCCATATTATAGTAAAGAACTTCCATTGAAGATAGTTGAAACATCTGTATATAAACCTGGAGGACATTCTTCTGCAAATGTGATCACCTTTGCAGAGTATATGGTCAACAGGGAATTTGATATGCATGACTATGTATTTGTACATGATGTGAAAATAATTGCCCATGAAATTGCACATCAGTGGTGGGGAAGTGCTGTGGAATGTGTACAAGAAATACCTTGGAGTAATGAAGGTATAACTAATTATTCTTCATATAAATATATAGAAGAAGAATTTGGAAAGAATTTAGCATATTCCAATTTAAGTATGTGGGAAAATGCCTATGAAAGATCTAATAAGGGATATTATATGATGAATCCTGAAGAAATGAAGAATTTGAAACAAAGTTATAGGGATAGTCTTCAGATGCAAAAAATAAAAGGACAAGTTTATTATGAAATGCCTCTTAAACTACTAAAGGGAGAAGAAATATTGGGTGAAGAGGTATTTCTGGAGAATATATCGAGAATTTATAGAGAATATTTTTTAAAAGAGTTAACATATGATGATTTTCTTGAACAGATGGGATTAAATAAGGAGATGATATCCATTGAATAA
- a CDS encoding RNA polymerase sigma factor gives MNEDKVLMTKFQNGDKYSFEQLILKYRNTGISFAKRFLHDRYMAEDVVQESFAYIYVYRDRYNDKYSFKTYLFTIIRNKSIDYIRKENRIVLYKDDSFVDLNSPEERVIEKEDKDLLNISINKLNDSYRTAIYLIDYEGFKYKEAAKIMGKNLAQMKILIYRARKKLKCLLEKGGY, from the coding sequence GTGAATGAAGATAAAGTTTTAATGACAAAATTCCAAAATGGAGATAAATACAGCTTTGAACAATTAATATTAAAATACAGAAATACGGGAATCTCCTTTGCAAAGAGGTTTTTACACGATAGATATATGGCTGAAGATGTGGTACAAGAGAGTTTTGCCTACATATACGTCTATAGAGACAGATATAACGATAAATATTCTTTTAAGACATATTTATTTACTATCATAAGAAATAAGAGTATTGATTATATAAGAAAAGAAAATAGAATTGTGCTATATAAAGATGACAGTTTTGTTGATCTCAATAGCCCTGAAGAGAGGGTTATTGAAAAGGAAGATAAGGACTTGTTAAATATAAGTATAAATAAATTAAATGACAGTTATAGAACTGCTATATATTTAATAGATTATGAAGGCTTTAAATATAAAGAAGCTGCAAAAATCATGGGAAAAAACCTTGCTCAAATGAAAATATTGATTTATAGGGCTAGAAAAAAATTGAAATGTCTACTTGAAAAGGGGGGGTATTGA
- a CDS encoding ABC transporter permease — protein sequence MFWNLVGKEIKYQLKSMTFYAFLIVVILMYMTQFQPPNKYNPLKPIPSNLKESNETIISADKDSIMNSVFYHMEYNINNGVTLKYNTFSKRWVPLSELEKSIMETTKNKIFRDEVDERGNVISLVSYDEFIELTKKLDDKLGRNSIYDIKRLSEEECMDDLILHYGYKDIKDPNEKIDAIYDYMTNILATGRYIEIGIFSSEYEDLSNTQRKAIEIAMERISSNGIDEFDNLNTNIKYNEIERILDDLNNKMGGNTEFAKNERKYIYRKRLSYEDAEKRFGEIINKDKITNAYARYFSDYMGLTAGFYAIFIAAFLFSKRQRQKMDALINRDKTSIKTVILSKYIGVCICILLCYVLVATHATYRFYLISSNFNYTVDLFAFYKYIFIWVLPTVMFTIAIGMLLSIVLNRPILTIIIQGILYGVSVLPLKGDYGLSKFMIRFNVLGYYEDYIKWQPQIIRNRIFYTVLSIGIVIFTIYIWNKRYMKKVVN from the coding sequence ATGTTTTGGAATCTAGTTGGAAAAGAAATAAAATATCAGTTGAAAAGTATGACATTTTATGCATTTTTAATAGTTGTAATACTTATGTATATGACGCAATTTCAGCCACCTAATAAATATAATCCTTTAAAGCCTATCCCTAGTAATTTAAAAGAAAGTAACGAGACTATTATATCGGCAGATAAAGATAGTATTATGAATAGTGTGTTTTATCATATGGAATATAATATTAATAATGGGGTAACTTTGAAGTACAATACTTTTTCTAAGAGATGGGTTCCATTGTCTGAATTAGAGAAGTCAATTATGGAAACAACAAAGAATAAAATTTTTAGAGATGAAGTAGATGAAAGAGGAAATGTAATAAGTTTAGTTTCATATGATGAATTCATAGAATTAACTAAAAAATTAGATGATAAATTAGGAAGAAATAGCATCTATGATATAAAACGGTTATCTGAAGAAGAATGTATGGATGATTTAATATTGCATTATGGATACAAAGATATAAAAGATCCAAATGAAAAAATAGATGCAATTTATGATTATATGACGAATATTTTAGCAACAGGAAGATATATTGAAATAGGGATATTTTCTAGTGAATATGAAGATTTATCTAATACTCAAAGAAAGGCTATTGAAATAGCTATGGAAAGGATTAGCTCTAACGGAATAGATGAATTTGACAATCTAAATACTAATATAAAATACAATGAAATAGAGAGAATTTTAGATGATTTAAATAATAAAATGGGAGGAAATACTGAATTTGCTAAAAATGAAAGGAAATATATATATCGCAAAAGGCTCTCCTATGAAGATGCGGAAAAAAGATTTGGTGAGATCATAAATAAGGATAAAATAACTAATGCATATGCTAGATATTTTTCTGATTATATGGGACTTACAGCGGGATTTTATGCTATATTTATAGCAGCATTTTTATTTTCAAAAAGGCAGAGGCAAAAGATGGATGCTTTAATAAATAGAGATAAAACATCTATAAAGACAGTTATTTTATCTAAATATATAGGAGTATGTATTTGCATACTTTTATGTTATGTATTGGTTGCAACCCATGCTACATATAGATTTTACCTTATATCTTCAAATTTCAATTATACTGTGGATTTATTTGCTTTTTATAAATATATATTTATTTGGGTATTGCCCACGGTAATGTTTACTATTGCGATAGGTATGCTATTGTCAATTGTTTTAAATAGACCCATATTGACTATAATTATACAGGGAATTTTATATGGGGTTTCAGTACTTCCTCTTAAGGGAGACTATGGATTATCAAAATTCATGATTAGGTTTAATGTATTGGGATATTATGAGGATTATATCAAATGGCAGCCACAGATTATTAGAAATAGAATTTTTTATACTGTTTTATCTATAGGCATTGTTATATTTACTATATATATATGGAATAAAAGGTATATGAAAAAAGTTGTCAATTGA